The proteins below come from a single Solea solea chromosome 6, fSolSol10.1, whole genome shotgun sequence genomic window:
- the svbp gene encoding small vasohibin-binding protein: MEPACRKDKPKLNSTPTRGDRAKHKSAQQERKQRQRAEIYALNKVMTELEQQQFEAFCKQMQSQGE; the protein is encoded by the exons ATGGAGCCGGCCTGCCGCAAGGACAAGCCAAAGTTGAACTCCACCCCGACCAGAGGAGACCGAGCTAAACACAAATCTGCACAGCAAGAGCgcaagcagagacagagagctgag ATCTATGCTTTGAACAAGGTGATGACAgagttggagcagcagcagtttgaggCCTTTTGTAAACAAATGCAGTCACAGGGAGAATAG